In Eucalyptus grandis isolate ANBG69807.140 chromosome 4, ASM1654582v1, whole genome shotgun sequence, the following proteins share a genomic window:
- the LOC104417933 gene encoding uncharacterized protein LOC104417933 encodes MAVSGQQQLPVTVSGQKQLPVAVSGQQQLQAGQQQHPVDESGQQQLKIIKLLIECSTVHVKNFQGKTALEIFQENPNSDPDVVERFHQKGRRERRFTTIISLSQFYSREPTFLEKYRNWIGKLDNSSRETVLIVSTLVAAATYQAGLAPPKGYWQDSSPDPQANSTIVTANSSSIALGKPHQAGDLILSGDQLSEYTIMNGMAFFASIAVIGACALTLKDRRLASAAVAPIMFLCYSYLVTFRLQIPKTNKAAEFSLATAFLLFWFGWLSLFIYAAIKLRRDPRRIDGTWRRVKD; translated from the exons ATGGCTGTATCCGGACAGCAGCAACTTCCTGTGACTGTATCCGGACAGAAGCAACTTCCTGTAGCTGTATCTGGACAGCAGCAACTTCAGGCTGGACAGCAGCAACATCCTGTGGATGAATCCGGACAGCAGCAACTCAAG ATCATCAAGCTCTTGATTGAATGTTCGACCGTACATGTAAAGAACTTTCAAGGTAAGACAGCTCTGGAAATCTTCCAAGAGAATCCCAACAGCGATCCAGATGTTGTGGAGAGGTTTCACCAAAAAGGACGTCGAGAAAGACGTTTTACTACTATAATTTCTCTATCACAGTTTTATAGCAGGGAACCAACCTTCCTTGAGAAGTACAGAAATTGGATTGGCAAGCTAGATAATTCCAGTCGCGAAACAGTGCTTATAGTGTCAACCTTAGTTGCAGCTGCAACTTACCAAGCTGGGCTTGCTCCTCCGAAGGGATATTGGCAAGACTCCTCTCCAGATCCCCAAGCCAATTCCACTATTGTTACCGCCAATTCCAGCAGCATTGCTCTTGGAAAACCACATCAAGCCGGAGACCTTATCCTAAGTGGTGATCAACTATCCGAGTACACGATAATGAATGGCATGGCTTTTTTCGCCTCGATTGCCGTAATCGGGGCCTGCGCTTTAACACTAAAGGACCGTCGTCTCGCCAGTGCCGCTGTTGCGCCTATAATGTTTCTCTGCTATTCTTACTTGGTTACGTTTAGACTCCAAATCCCCAAAACCAATAAGGCGGCAGAATTTTCTCTAGCAACagctttccttctcttttggttCGGCTGGCTTAGTCTCTTCATATACGCGGCGATAAAGCTCAGAAGAGATCCACGACGAATCGACGGGACGTGGAGACGAGTCAAGGATTGA